A segment of the Leclercia adecarboxylata genome:
TCAATACGGCCTTTTCGCGCCAGCGGGGCCAGCGCATCGTAATAGGTCTGCCACAGCGCCAGGCGCTGCTGGTTGATGCGGTCTGCCGCCTCCAGCTGGGCCCACAGATACGCCGCCTGCAGATCTGCCATCAGGTAGCTGGAGCCGATATCGCGCCAGGTGTACTTATCGACCTGTCCGCGGAAGAACTGGCTGCGGTTGGTGCCTTTCTCACGGATGATCTCTGCGCGCTCCACCAGGGCGCGATCGTTAATCAGGGTCGCGCCGCCCTCACCGCCTGCGGTGTAGTTTTTGGTTTCGTGGAAGCTGAAGCAACCAATATGACCGATAGTACCCAACGCGCGGCCTTTGTAGGTGGACATCACCCCCTGCGCGGCATCTTCCACCACATACAGGTTGTGCTTTTTGGCGATCGCCATGATGGTGTCCATCTCGCACGCCACGCCGGCATAGTGTACCGGCACGATGGCGCGGGTCTTGTCGGTGATCGCCGCTTCAATCAGCGTCTCGTCGATGTTCATGGTGTCCCGACGGATATCCACGAAGATGATTTTCGCTCCACGCAGCACGAAGGCGTTAGCGGTCGAGACAAAGGTGTAGCTCGGCATGATCACTTCATCGCCAGGACCGATATCCAGCAATAGCGCCGCCATCTCCAGCGAGGCGGTGCAGGACGGCGTGAGCAGCACCTTCGCGCTCTGAAAACGCTGTTCCATCCACTGCTGGCAACGGCGAGTATAGCCGCCATCGCCACAGAGTTTGCCGCTGCCCATCGCAGACTGCATGTAATCAAGTTCGGTGCCCACCACGGGAGGCGCATTAAATGGGATCATCTTGTCACCTGTATAGCCAGTAAGCGGTCGTTTCGATGTTGCCGCCGCTTGCAATATAACGTTTAAGCGCGGCGGTGTTGCCCATCTGGGTCGCCACCCGCAATATGGAAAGCTGCTGTTGTCCGGCCCAGCACAGCGCCGCCTGCATCAACCGCTCGCCCATGCCGCGCCCGGCCAGCAGGCCGATACGCGCGTCGGTGTCATTCAGTTTACGCAGGGAGACAAAGCCCAGGATGGCGCCATCCGGTGCACGGAATATCAGGCAGAGGTGATCGAAGGTGCCTTTTACCGCATTTTCGATCCACTGGGCATAGAAGCGACCGCTGTCGTCCGGGGCGTACCAGGGCGCGCGAAAGCGGCTCAGGGCAAACGCCTGCGCGGCCAGCTGGCGCAGCGCCGGAATATCCTGTTCGGTAGCGATCTCAGCGCCTGGGCAGGCATGCTGCGTCACCTCGATCGCAAGATCGGCTTCGCCTTCAACCAGCCTGAAGCCCTGCTGCTGGAGTGCATCCAGCCAGTCGGTGCGGGTGGCCGGAATTTTAGCCTGCACGCGTTGCCAGGCGGATAAATCGTCGGCCGCCAGCAACGGGGCGTCATCAGACAGGCGCACAATGGCCGTAGGCAGGGAAAAAAACTGACTTTCCCAGTCCAGCGGCTGTAACGCACCACGCAGCTGACTCAACGCCATACGCCTTTGGTATCAACGATAAATTCCTGACGCACGGCATCGCCCGAAATCGCTTTAAACTCGCTGTGATCCACCAGCAGCACCAGCACATCGGCGGTGGCCAGCGCATCATTAACGCGTGTCAGGGTGCAGTGACCGGCCAGCTTTTTCGGCAGCTCGTGGATATTGGGTTCCACTACCTGCGTTTCGCCACTGTGCCAGTCGGCAATCATCTCAGCAATTTCCATCGCCGGGCTTTCACGCAGATCGTCGATGTTCGGCTTAAAGGCGAGACCAAAACAGGCGATAGTCACCTCATTTGCCCGCTTGCCGCTCTGCGTCAGGTAATCCGCCACCATGGCCTTCACCTGGTTCAGCACCCAGTGCGGTTTGCTGTCGTTCACTTCGCGGGCCGTACGGATCAGACGCGCCAGCTGCGGGTTCTGCGCCACGATAAACCACGGGTCGACCGCGATACAGTGACCGCCTACGCCCGGGCCGGGTTGCAGGATATTGACGCGCGGATGGCGGTTCGCCAGACGAATCAATTCCCAGACGTTGATCCCCTGATCGGCGCAAATCAGCGATAACTCATTGGCAAACGCGATATTGACGTCGCGGAAGCTGTTTTCCGTCAGCTTGCACATCTCGGCGGTACGGGAGTTGGTGACGACGCACTCGCCTTCCAGGAAGATGTTATAGAGCTCGCTGGCGCGGGCGGAACAGACCGGCGTCATCCCGCCAATAACACGATCGTTTTTAATCAGTTCGACCATCACCTGCCCCGGCAGCACGCGCTCCGGACAGTAGGCGACGTTGATATCCGCACGCTCGCCCGCCTGCTGCGGGAAGGTGAGATCCGGGCGCGCCTCGGCCAGCCACTGTGCCATCTGCTCGGTGGCACCCACCGGGGAGGTCGACTCCAGGATCACCAGGGCGCCTTTTTTCAGCACCGGCGCGATGGATTTTGCTGCCGCTTCGACATACGCCATATCCGGCTCATGCTCGCCTTTGAACGGCGTCGGCACGGCAATCAGGTAAGCATCGGCGACTACCGGCGTGGTGCTGGCCTTCAGGTACCCTCCCTCAACGGCCGTTTTCACTACCTTGTCGAGATCCGGTTCAACAATGTGAATTTCACCCTTGTTGATCGTCGCAACCGCATGCTGGTTGATGTCCACACCTACGACCTGTTTTTGACGGGAGGCAAATGCCGCCGCCGTTGGCAGCCCAATGTAGCCAAGCCCAATGACAGAAATGGTCGTAAAACTCATAGCGATACCCGATTATGTTTAAGTGCATGCAAAATACGGTCACAGGCCTGGCCATCACCATAAGGATTATGGGCCCGGCTCATGGCCTGATACTCTTTATCGTCGTGCAGCAGGCGCGTCACCTCTTCCACGATCAGTCGCGAATCGGTGCCCACCAGCCGCACGGTTCCGGCTTTGACCGCTTCCGGGCGCTCGGTGGTCTCACGCATTACCAGCACCGGTTTGCCCAATGAAGGCGCCTCTTCCTGAATACCGCCAGAGTCGGTCAGGATCAGCCAGGCGTGGTTCATCAGCCAGACGAAAGGCAGATAGTCCTGCGGCTCAATAAGTATGACGTTTTTGACGTGCCCCAGGATGCGGTTGACCGGTTCACTGACGTTGGGATTCAGGTGCACCGGATAGACGATCTGCACATCTTCATTAAGTGCAGCGATTTCCGCCAGCGCATGGCATATTTGCTCGAATCCCTGACCAAAGCTTTCCCGACGGTGTCCGGTCACCAGGATCATCTTTTTACCATTAGCCAGGAACGGATACTGCTCGGCCAGCTCCCCACGCAAGGTGTCACTCGCCAGCACCCGGTCACGCACCCAGATCAGCGCGTCGATCACCGTGTTGCCGGTGACAAAGATATGCTGGTCTTTTATGTTCTCGCGCAACAGGTTCTGACGGGAGTTCTCCGTCGGTGCGAAGTGATACATCGCCAGATGCCCGGTCAGGGTACGGTTCGCCTCTTCAGGCCAGGGAGAGTAAAGATCGCCAGTACGCAATCCCGCTTCGACATGCCCCACTGGAATACGCTGATAGAACGCCGCCAGGCTGGTGGCGATGGTGGTAGTGGTATCACCGTGCACCAGCACGACATCAGGCCTGAACGACTCCAGAATGGGTTTTAACCCTTCCAGAATACGGCAGGTAATTTCGGTTAATCCTTGCCCCGGTTTCATAATATTGAGGTCGTAATCGGGAACAATAGAAAAGAGGTTAAGGACCTGATCCAGCATCTCCCGATGCTGTGCGGTAACGCAAACTTTCGCCTCAAAATAAGGGTCGCTTGCTAGCGCATGAACCAGAGGCGCCATCTTGATGGCTTCCGGCCTCGTACCAAAGACGGTTAGTACTTTCACATCGATTCTCTTCGATTAAGCGATGAAGGCCATAAGCCTTCATCGTAGATGGCGTTCTTAAATTTTGCGACGACGGGTTAACGCCACGCCTGCGCCAATTAAAGCACCCACAATCCCCCACATAATCATCAGGAATGCGCGACGTGGACTATCGCGTTTTACAGGTTCTTCAGGTGTTCGCAAATAACGATAGGTCTGAAAACGTGGGTCCAGTGTCGGACCTACGTTGAGGGTTGTGAGCATGGCGCGGTTTTGATCGTAGTCCAGGTCAACATCCGGGCCTACGGCCTGCAGGTTTTCCAGGCGCGCCTGCAGCATTGGGCGGCCCAGCAGGAACATTTCAGAATCTGGCAGTTCGTCGGCCGGCACGTCGGTTTCGCTGCGGGAGATATTGCTCTTCTCCGCAATCTTCAGCGCTTGCTCAATATTATGAACCCGGCGATTAAAGATCGCTTTCGCCACCTCTTCCTGACGTTTGACCTGCGCTTTCATCTGCACGGTACGCGCTGCCCAGGCCCCTTTCAGCTCATCATTCAGATGACTTGCCGCTCGCTGGCTGGCGAAAGCGACATACTGACGCAGCAGATTGTTGGCATCCGGCGCGGTTTCCGCGATCAGTTTGACGCTGTCGTTAATGTTGCGCAGCGGGTCGCCCGCCATGAACTGAATATTGTTGATCAGTTCGTCCAGCAGGGCGGCATCCGCCTTGCTGTTGCCCACCATCCGCTGTTTGAAATAGTCGGTCTGGTTCCAGAAATCACGGCGCGTATCCCAGGAGGCGAGCTGCATAATGAACTCTTTGTAGGACTCGTCCATTACCGAGGGCTGCTCGGCGGAGGCTGGATTCGCTTTCACATCCAGGTTACGCAGAAACTGCTGCTGAGAGTAGAAGCCCCCGAGCATGTTCACCGTCGGACGATCGGTAATGGCCGTCGCGCTCCACTCCTGTCGGGCAAAAAAGGTATACGCCAGTGCGATAAGTGCAAAGCCCAGCGCAATACCTGCGATCCAAAACTTGCCCGCCCACAACACGCGGAACAAGCCACGAACATCCAGCTCATTCTCAGTTACCACTGATTTTGCTCCCGCCAACGGTTGAGTCATTACAGTCCCGATTTACTTGGTTAAAGTTGGGTTATTGCCATTTCGACGCATACGGCGTTTTACGCGTTTAATAAATCGCGCCACTTTCCATGCCCGCTTAATACAATAGCCGTACAGGAAAAATGCTAGCAAGAACAATACCAACATTACCCATTCAGGGATGAAATGTGCATATTCTGCGGCGACACCAATGCCGGCCAGCAGCGCAGCGGCGAGGGTGATTAAGACAAACGCCTGACGCGAGGTGAAGCCGGCGCGCATAATCAGATGGTGAATATGTTGACGATCTGGCGAGAACGGGCTCATCCCTTTGCGCAGACGGCGATACATAATCGCCACCATATCCATCAGCGGAATGGCAATAATCCACAGGGCCGTCACCGGACTGATTGGGTGGGTATTCCCCTGAGTGGTTTCCAGCAGGATCCAGATAACGGTAAAACCAATCAGCGTACTCCCGGCATCGCCCATAAAGACTTTGTAGCGACGGCCCAGCACGCCAAGGTTAAGGAGGATATATGGCAGAATGGCGGCAATCATCGCAAAACACCACATCGACAGGCTGTACTGACCGTCGAACCACAGGATGATGCCGATTGCGGCGAACGAAACGCTGGAGAGCCCCCCCAGCAGGCCGTCGATGCCGTCCACCATGTTAAAGGCGTTAATCGCCGCCCACACGGCAAACAGCGTCAGGAAGTAGCCGAACGGCCCCAGCACCATCTCCCAGGTGCCGAAAATATAGCCAAGGCTGCTGAGGTAGAGTTTCCCAACCACCATCATGATGACGCCGATGGCCGCCTGAACCGCAGCGCGGAATTTCACGCTAATATCGAACCTGTCGTCCAGCGCCCCCACCAGTACCAGCACGCCGGCACACGCCAGATAGAGCGCCGCATGCGGGATATAGTAATCCGCAATACTGAAGGTGAAACAAATGCCCGCATAAACAGAGATTCCGCCAACCAGCGGAATCAAGCCTTGATGGCGTTTACGATAATTGGGCTTATCCACCAGACCCACTCTCTTCGCCGCCTTGCGGGCGAGAAATAAAAAGCAGGTGGTGAAAAGAAAAATACTGATTAGCTCAGTCACCGCGGTGAGTAGATTCACTATGGATACTCTCAACAAATGTTAATCCCGGAAGTATAACCTTGAAGGCTCGGCTCCAGAAGGAAAAAGCAGGCCTCACCCAAGTCCCTTTGTTTATTTTTCAGACAATTACTTTTCTGCTTTGACGAACATTCCCATTTTCGTCTCCGGCAGGATAATTGGACAGCGCACAGTTACAGCGTATAAGCCACAAAAGAAAAACGCCACGTAAAAACGTGGCGTTTCGGCGCTTTATTTGCTTTACGAGCGCTTCATCATATCGAAGAAATCGTCGTTAGTTTTGGTCATCGCCAGTTTGTTAATGAGGAACTCCATCGCATCGATTTCACCCATTGGATGGATAATTTTGCGCAGGATCCACATTTTCTGCAGCTCTTCCTGAGTGGTGAGCAGCTCTTCTTTACGGGTACCGGAACGGTTATAGTCGATAGCCGGGAAGACGCGCTTTTCAGCGATTTTACGAGAGAGGTGCAGTTCCATGTTGCCTGTACCTTTAAACTCTTCGTAAATAACTTCATCCATCTTCGAACCGGTGTCGATCAGCGCGGTTGCGATGATAGTCAGGCTTCCGCCCTCTTCCACATTACGCGCAGCACCGAAGAAACGCTTCGGACGGTGCAGGGCGTTGGCATCCACACCACCGGTCAGTACTTTACCGGAAGCCGGAACCACGGTGTTGTAGGCACGCGCCAGACGGGTGATGGAGTCGAGGAGGATGATAACGTCTTTTTTATGCTCAACCAGACGCTTCGCCTTCTCGATAACCATTTCCGCAACCTGAACGTGACGGGATGCCGGTTCGTCGAAGGTAGAGGCTACAACCTCACCTTTCACCAGACGCTGCATCTCGGTCACTTCTTCCGGACGTTCGTCAATCAGCAGCACCATCAGCACGCAGTCTGGGTGGTTGTATGCGATGCTCTGGGCGATGTTCTGCAGCAGCATGGTTTTACCGGCTTTCGGCGGTGCCACAATCAGACCACGCTGGCCACGACCAATCGGAGACGCCAGATCCAGAACGCGAGCGGTTAAGTCTTCGGTAGAACCGTTACCACGCTCCATGCGCAGGCGAGAGTTCGCGTGCAGCGGCGTTAAGTTTTCAAACAGGATCTTATTGCGCGAGTTTTCTGGTTTGTCGTAGTTAACTTCATTAACTTTCAACAGCGCAAAGTAGCGTTCACCCTCTTTAGGAGGACGAATCTTACCTGAAATGGTGTCACCAGTGCGGAGGTTGAAACGGCGGATTTGGCTGGGGGAAACGTAGATATCATCAGGACCGGCGAGGTAGGAGCTGTCTGCAGAGCGGAGGAAACCAAATCCGTCCTGCAATATCTCCAGCACACCGTCGCCAAAGATATCTTCGCCACTCTTTGCGTGCTGCTTCAGGATGGCAAAAATGATGTCCTGCTTGCGCATACGAGCCTGGTTTTCCAGTCCCATATTTTCGCCGAGAGTGATCAGCTCAGAAACCGGCGTATTCTTTAATTCGGTAAGATTCATAATGGTGTGGGTTCTTAAACTCGGGGTGATACTCGAACTTAATTTGTGAATGGTATGGCAGGGTCATCCATGCCTGTTAGCGGCCATCAACTCATGTCTGTTCGCTGTCTGGTCACAGGGAAAGCACAGAACTGAAACGACAAGACGGATTGAGTGACAAGCCCGGAATCTATCCACTTCACGCACTGTTTATGTCAACAACGGGAAGTATCGGGTAAAACAAGATTCAAACAACAAGGTATGTTTAAAACGAAGTCATAGCTAACTTAGCACGACTCTAGCCGGGCGTCCAGAGATCCAAACAATTTAGAAACCCTGGACGCACAGCCGAGAACCTTACGCCAGGTTGGCGTCCAGGAACTCTTTCAGTTGACCTTTGGACAGCGCGCCCACTTTGGTCGCCGCAACTTCACCGTTTTTGAACAGCAGCAGGGTTGGGATACCACGAATGCCATACTTAGGTGCGGTGCCCGGGTTCTGGTCGATGTTCAGTTTCGCTACGGTCAGTTTGCCCTGATATTCGTCAGCGATCTCATCCAGAATCGGGGCGATCATTTTGCAAGGACCACACCATTCAGCCCAGAAATCGACGAGGATCAGCCCGTCAGCTTTAAGTACGTCCGTGTCAAAACTGTCGTCAGTCAGGTGAATAATTTTATCGCTCATATATAACTCCACAGGAATAAGCCTGGTGCGTTGATCTCGCTTCCATCAACGACCTGTTGATGTAGCATTAACCAACTAAAGGTTGACTTTATTTCACCGGATACGCTTTCGTAAAGCAATAGATAGCTGATATTCTACCACACTATGAGCAAAACACATTTAACAGAACAGAAGTTTTCCGACTTCGCCCTGCACCCAAAAGTGATCGAAGCCCTTGAAAATAAAGGGTTTCATAACTGCACGCCCATTCAGGCTCTCGCCCTCCCGCTAACGCTGGCAGGTCGCGATGTTGCAGGGCAGGCGCAAACCGGTACCGGCAAAACGATGGCGTTTTTGACGTCAACGTTTCATTATTTACTGACTCACCCGGCAATTGCTGACCGCAAAGTTAACCAGCCGCGCGCGCTGATCATGGCCCCGACGCGAGAACTGGCGGTACAGATCCACGCTGACGCAGAACCGCTGGCACAGGCCACCGGTCTGAAGCTCGGCCTGGCCTACGGCGGTGACGGTTACGACAAACAGCTGAAAGTGCTGGAAAGCGGCGTCGATATCCTGATTGGCACCACTGGCCGTCTGATCGATTATGCAAAACAGAACCACATTAACCTCGGCGCTATCCAGGTTGTGGTGCTGGATGAAGCCGATCGTATGTACGATCTGGGCTTTATTAAAGATATCCGCTGGCTGTTCCGTCGTATGCCTGCCGCTAACCAGCGCCTGAACATGCTGTTCTCAGCTACGCTGTCTTATCGCGTCCGTGAGCTGGCGTTCGAACAGATGAACAACGCTGAATACGTCGAAGTGGAGCCGGAACAGAAAACCGGCCACCGTATTAAAGAAGAGCTCTTCTACCCGTCTAACGAAGAAAAAATGCGTTTACTGCAAACGCTGATTGAAGAAGAGTGGCCGGATCGCGCCATCGTATTCGCTAACACCAAACACCGCTGTGAAGATATCTGGGGCCATCTGGCTGCGGATGGGCATCGTGTGGGTCTGTTGACCGGTGATGTGGCGCAGAAAAAACGACTGCGCATTCTCGAGGATTTCACTCGTGGCGATCTGGATATTCTGGTGGCAACGGACGTGGCCGCACGTGGTCTGCATATCCCGGCGGTCACCCATGTCTTTAACTACGATCTGCCGGACGATTGCGAAGATTACGTTCACCGTATCGGCCGTACCGGTCGTGCGGGCGCCAGCGGTCACTCCATCAGCCTTGCCTGCGAAGAGTATGCGCTGAACCTGCCGGCGATTGAGACCTATATCGGCCACTCAATTCCGCAGAGTAAATACAACCCGGAAGCGCTGTTAAGCGAACTGCCGCCGGCGAAGCGCCTGACCCGCGCCCGTTCCGGCAATGGCCCGCGCCGTAACAGCGCCCCGCGTAATCGTCGTCGTTCAGGCTAAAAACTATGCTCCGGTCCACCTCGCTCTATGCAGCTATTGATTTAGGTTCGAATAGTTTTCATATGCTGGTTGTACGCGAGGTGGCGGGAAGTATACAGACGCTGACGCGTATTAAGCGCAAGGTCCGTCTCGCGGCGGGCCTGAGTGCGGATAATCATCTCTCTCCTGAAGCCATGGAGCGCGGCTGGCAATGCCTGCGTCTCTTTGCCGAACGCCTGCAGGATATTCCCGCCCAGCAAATCCGTGTTGTCGCCACCGCAACCCTGCGTCTGGCGGTGAATGCCGGGGAGTTTATTGCTACAGCGCAGGCGATCCTCGGCTGCCCGGTACAGGTGATTAGCGGTGAAGAAGAAGCCCGTCTGATTTATCAGGGCGTGGCGCACACCACGGGCGGCGATGAACGTCGTCTGGTGGTGGATATCGGCGGTGCAAGCACTGAGCTGGTCACCGGTATCGGTGCGCAGGCAACCTCCCTGAACAGCCTGTCGATGGGCTGTGTCACCTGGCTTGAACGCTACTTTACCGATCGCAATCTGGCGCAAGAGAACTTCGATGACGCGGAAAAAGCCGCTCGCGAGGTACTGCGTCCGGTGGCGGATGAGCTGCGTTATCACGGCTGGAAGGTCTGCGTTGGCGCGTCTGGCACCGTCCAGGCGCTGCAGGAAATCATGATGGCGCAGGGGATGGATGAGCGTATTACGCTGGCGAAACTGCAGCAGTTAAAGCAGCGCGCAATCCACTGTGGTCGTCTGGAAGAGCTCGAAATTGAAGGGCTGACCCTTGAGCGTGCCCTGGTGTTCCCAAGCGGGCTGGCGATCCTGATTGCCATTTTCACCGAACTGAATATTCAGTGCATGACCCTTGCGGGCGGTGCGCTACGGGAAGGGCTGGTCTACGGCATGCTGCATCTGGCCGTCGATCAGGACATTCGCAACCATACGCTGCGCAATATTCAGCGCCGGTTTATGGTGGATATCGAACAGGCGCATCGGGTCGCGAACCTGGCGGTCAGTTTCCTCGATCAGGTTGAAAGCGAGTGGCATCTTGAGCCTGTCAGCCGCGAGCTGCTGGTGAGTGCCTGTCAGCTGCATGAGATCGGCCTGAGCGTCGATTTTAAACAGGCACCGCTGCATGCCGCCTACCTGGTACGCAATCTCGATCTGCCCGGTTATACCCCGGCGCAGAAAAAGCTGCTGGCCACGCTGCTGTTGAACCAGACCAACCCCGTCGATCTCTCTTCGCTCCACCAGCAAAATGCGGTGCCGCCGCGCGTGGCGGAGCATCTCTGCCGCCTGCTGCGTCTGGCGATCCTCTTTGCCAGCCGTCGGCGCGACGATTTGCTGCCCGCCATGACGTTGATGGCGGACGGCGAAAAGCTGACGTTGAATTTGCCGGAAAAGTGGCTGGATAGCCATCCGCTGGGAGCAGAAATGCTGGTGCAGGAGTGTCAGTGGCAGAGTTATGTGCACTGGGTACTTGAAGCACAATAACCCGATTAAACGCCCGGCGGCGCGACGCCTACCGGGCCCTCAAACTAGCGGTTTTTTGCCTTCTCCATCATCGCGCGAATATTGGCGATACTGGCCTGCCCTTTATGCATCCGTTCTTCGGCGGTAATCACTTTACGTTCCTGCTCCCAGAGCACATCATCCTGCGGTAATTCCAGCAGGAAGCGGCTCGGCTCCGGACGCACCAGCTCCCCGTACTGACGGCGCTCTTTACAGAGCGTAAAGGTCAGTTCTTTCTGTGCCCGCGTGATGCCCACATAGGCCAGGCGGCGCTCTTCATCGACGTTATCTTCATCGATGCTGCTCTGATGCGGCAGGATGCCCTCTTCCATGCCCACCAGATAGACATAGGGGAATTCCAGCCCTTTCGAGGCGTGCAGGGTCATGAGCTGCACCTGATCCGCCTCTTCTTCGCTTTCTCCGCGCTCCATCATGTCGCGCAGGGTAAAGCGGGTGACGACCTGGGTCAGGGTCATCGGCTCGTCGATATCGGAACCTTCCAGCATCTCGGTCATCCAGCTAAAGAGCTGGTTAACGTTCTTCATCCGCATCTCTGCCGCTTTCGGGCTGGCGGAGGTTTCATACAGCCAGGATTCATAGTCGATGCCGCGGATCAGATCGCGCACCGCCGCGATCGGCTCCCGCTCGCTCAGCAGCTGGATCTCGCGCAGCCAGTGGGTAAAGCGGGTCAGCGATTCATAGCCACGCCCGGTTAA
Coding sequences within it:
- the rffA gene encoding dTDP-4-amino-4,6-dideoxygalactose transaminase, whose protein sequence is MIPFNAPPVVGTELDYMQSAMGSGKLCGDGGYTRRCQQWMEQRFQSAKVLLTPSCTASLEMAALLLDIGPGDEVIMPSYTFVSTANAFVLRGAKIIFVDIRRDTMNIDETLIEAAITDKTRAIVPVHYAGVACEMDTIMAIAKKHNLYVVEDAAQGVMSTYKGRALGTIGHIGCFSFHETKNYTAGGEGGATLINDRALVERAEIIREKGTNRSQFFRGQVDKYTWRDIGSSYLMADLQAAYLWAQLEAADRINQQRLALWQTYYDALAPLARKGRIELPTIPADCVHNAHMFYIKLRDNDDRSELIAYLKEAEILAVFHYIPLHSSPAGEAFGQFVGDDRFTTKESERLLRLPLFYNLAAVNQRTVINTLLSYFG
- the rffC gene encoding dTDP-4-amino-4,6-dideoxy-D-galactose acyltransferase — protein: MSQLRGALQPLDWESQFFSLPTAIVRLSDDAPLLAADDLSAWQRVQAKIPATRTDWLDALQQQGFRLVEGEADLAIEVTQHACPGAEIATEQDIPALRQLAAQAFALSRFRAPWYAPDDSGRFYAQWIENAVKGTFDHLCLIFRAPDGAILGFVSLRKLNDTDARIGLLAGRGMGERLMQAALCWAGQQQLSILRVATQMGNTAALKRYIASGGNIETTAYWLYR
- the wecC gene encoding UDP-N-acetyl-D-mannosamine dehydrogenase, which encodes MSFTTISVIGLGYIGLPTAAAFASRQKQVVGVDINQHAVATINKGEIHIVEPDLDKVVKTAVEGGYLKASTTPVVADAYLIAVPTPFKGEHEPDMAYVEAAAKSIAPVLKKGALVILESTSPVGATEQMAQWLAEARPDLTFPQQAGERADINVAYCPERVLPGQVMVELIKNDRVIGGMTPVCSARASELYNIFLEGECVVTNSRTAEMCKLTENSFRDVNIAFANELSLICADQGINVWELIRLANRHPRVNILQPGPGVGGHCIAVDPWFIVAQNPQLARLIRTAREVNDSKPHWVLNQVKAMVADYLTQSGKRANEVTIACFGLAFKPNIDDLRESPAMEIAEMIADWHSGETQVVEPNIHELPKKLAGHCTLTRVNDALATADVLVLLVDHSEFKAISGDAVRQEFIVDTKGVWR
- the wecB gene encoding non-hydrolyzing UDP-N-acetylglucosamine 2-epimerase; protein product: MKVLTVFGTRPEAIKMAPLVHALASDPYFEAKVCVTAQHREMLDQVLNLFSIVPDYDLNIMKPGQGLTEITCRILEGLKPILESFRPDVVLVHGDTTTTIATSLAAFYQRIPVGHVEAGLRTGDLYSPWPEEANRTLTGHLAMYHFAPTENSRQNLLRENIKDQHIFVTGNTVIDALIWVRDRVLASDTLRGELAEQYPFLANGKKMILVTGHRRESFGQGFEQICHALAEIAALNEDVQIVYPVHLNPNVSEPVNRILGHVKNVILIEPQDYLPFVWLMNHAWLILTDSGGIQEEAPSLGKPVLVMRETTERPEAVKAGTVRLVGTDSRLIVEEVTRLLHDDKEYQAMSRAHNPYGDGQACDRILHALKHNRVSL
- the wzzE gene encoding ECA polysaccharide chain length modulation protein; its protein translation is MTQPLAGAKSVVTENELDVRGLFRVLWAGKFWIAGIALGFALIALAYTFFARQEWSATAITDRPTVNMLGGFYSQQQFLRNLDVKANPASAEQPSVMDESYKEFIMQLASWDTRRDFWNQTDYFKQRMVGNSKADAALLDELINNIQFMAGDPLRNINDSVKLIAETAPDANNLLRQYVAFASQRAASHLNDELKGAWAARTVQMKAQVKRQEEVAKAIFNRRVHNIEQALKIAEKSNISRSETDVPADELPDSEMFLLGRPMLQARLENLQAVGPDVDLDYDQNRAMLTTLNVGPTLDPRFQTYRYLRTPEEPVKRDSPRRAFLMIMWGIVGALIGAGVALTRRRKI
- the wecA gene encoding UDP-N-acetylglucosamine--undecaprenyl-phosphate N-acetylglucosaminephosphotransferase, with product MNLLTAVTELISIFLFTTCFLFLARKAAKRVGLVDKPNYRKRHQGLIPLVGGISVYAGICFTFSIADYYIPHAALYLACAGVLVLVGALDDRFDISVKFRAAVQAAIGVIMMVVGKLYLSSLGYIFGTWEMVLGPFGYFLTLFAVWAAINAFNMVDGIDGLLGGLSSVSFAAIGIILWFDGQYSLSMWCFAMIAAILPYILLNLGVLGRRYKVFMGDAGSTLIGFTVIWILLETTQGNTHPISPVTALWIIAIPLMDMVAIMYRRLRKGMSPFSPDRQHIHHLIMRAGFTSRQAFVLITLAAALLAGIGVAAEYAHFIPEWVMLVLFLLAFFLYGYCIKRAWKVARFIKRVKRRMRRNGNNPTLTK
- the rho gene encoding transcription termination factor Rho; translated protein: MNLTELKNTPVSELITLGENMGLENQARMRKQDIIFAILKQHAKSGEDIFGDGVLEILQDGFGFLRSADSSYLAGPDDIYVSPSQIRRFNLRTGDTISGKIRPPKEGERYFALLKVNEVNYDKPENSRNKILFENLTPLHANSRLRMERGNGSTEDLTARVLDLASPIGRGQRGLIVAPPKAGKTMLLQNIAQSIAYNHPDCVLMVLLIDERPEEVTEMQRLVKGEVVASTFDEPASRHVQVAEMVIEKAKRLVEHKKDVIILLDSITRLARAYNTVVPASGKVLTGGVDANALHRPKRFFGAARNVEEGGSLTIIATALIDTGSKMDEVIYEEFKGTGNMELHLSRKIAEKRVFPAIDYNRSGTRKEELLTTQEELQKMWILRKIIHPMGEIDAMEFLINKLAMTKTNDDFFDMMKRS
- the trxA gene encoding thioredoxin TrxA; protein product: MSDKIIHLTDDSFDTDVLKADGLILVDFWAEWCGPCKMIAPILDEIADEYQGKLTVAKLNIDQNPGTAPKYGIRGIPTLLLFKNGEVAATKVGALSKGQLKEFLDANLA
- the rhlB gene encoding ATP-dependent RNA helicase RhlB, which produces MSKTHLTEQKFSDFALHPKVIEALENKGFHNCTPIQALALPLTLAGRDVAGQAQTGTGKTMAFLTSTFHYLLTHPAIADRKVNQPRALIMAPTRELAVQIHADAEPLAQATGLKLGLAYGGDGYDKQLKVLESGVDILIGTTGRLIDYAKQNHINLGAIQVVVLDEADRMYDLGFIKDIRWLFRRMPAANQRLNMLFSATLSYRVRELAFEQMNNAEYVEVEPEQKTGHRIKEELFYPSNEEKMRLLQTLIEEEWPDRAIVFANTKHRCEDIWGHLAADGHRVGLLTGDVAQKKRLRILEDFTRGDLDILVATDVAARGLHIPAVTHVFNYDLPDDCEDYVHRIGRTGRAGASGHSISLACEEYALNLPAIETYIGHSIPQSKYNPEALLSELPPAKRLTRARSGNGPRRNSAPRNRRRSG